One region of Thiomonas intermedia genomic DNA includes:
- a CDS encoding MFS transporter, producing MASIAMGAKARPMTAGEKKVIFASSLGTVFEWYDFYLYGSLAAIIAKQFFAGLDAGSAFIFALLAFAAGFIVRPFGALLFGRLGDMIGRKYTFLVTILIMGLSTFIVGVLPNYAAIGAAAPVILIALRLLQGLALGGEYGGAATYVAEHAPHGKRGAYTSWIQTTATLGLFLSLLVILGTRTLLGEDVFNDWGWRIPFLVSILLLGISVWIRLKLNESPAFIKMKADGKASKAPLTEAFARWGNLKYVILALLGLVAGQAVVWYTGQFYALFFLTQTLKVDAVTANLLIAAALLIGTPFFVVFGSLSDKIGRKPIILAGCAIAALTYFPLFQALTHYANPALYQAVQNSPVTLTVDQSQCTFQFNPTGTAKFTSSCDIAKQMLAANSANYNTVSGTGPAVIQIGDKTITVLGAKDLPSDEFKAKEAALKKEIGAALKAAGYPAKADPAQMNTPMVIAILALLVIFVTMVYGPIAAALVELFPTRIRYTSMSLPYHIGNGWFGGLLPTIAFALVAQNGNIYYGLWYPVIIAAATFVIGLFFLPETKDRDIYAED from the coding sequence ATGGCTTCCATTGCAATGGGCGCAAAAGCGCGCCCCATGACGGCGGGCGAGAAGAAGGTGATCTTTGCCTCATCCCTCGGCACGGTATTCGAGTGGTACGACTTCTACCTCTACGGTTCGCTGGCGGCCATCATCGCCAAGCAGTTCTTCGCTGGTCTGGATGCCGGATCGGCGTTCATCTTCGCGCTGCTGGCATTTGCAGCAGGTTTCATCGTGCGACCCTTCGGTGCTCTGCTGTTCGGTCGGCTGGGCGACATGATCGGCCGCAAATACACCTTCCTGGTGACGATTTTGATCATGGGTCTGTCGACGTTTATCGTCGGCGTGCTGCCCAACTATGCGGCCATCGGCGCGGCGGCACCCGTCATCCTCATCGCTTTGCGTCTGCTGCAAGGCCTGGCGCTCGGCGGGGAATATGGCGGCGCCGCCACCTATGTGGCCGAGCACGCGCCGCATGGCAAGCGCGGAGCCTACACCTCGTGGATCCAGACCACCGCCACGCTGGGCCTGTTCCTGTCGCTGCTGGTGATTCTGGGCACGCGCACGCTGCTGGGCGAGGATGTGTTCAACGACTGGGGCTGGCGCATTCCCTTCCTCGTGTCCATTTTGCTGCTGGGCATTTCGGTGTGGATTCGTCTCAAGCTCAACGAGTCTCCGGCCTTCATCAAGATGAAGGCCGACGGCAAGGCGTCCAAGGCGCCGCTGACCGAGGCGTTTGCGCGCTGGGGCAACCTGAAATACGTCATTCTGGCCCTGCTGGGCTTGGTCGCCGGTCAGGCGGTGGTCTGGTATACAGGCCAGTTCTACGCCTTGTTCTTCCTGACGCAGACGCTCAAGGTCGATGCGGTGACGGCTAACTTGCTCATTGCCGCCGCGCTGCTCATCGGTACACCGTTCTTTGTCGTGTTCGGCTCCCTGTCAGACAAAATTGGCCGCAAGCCCATCATCCTGGCTGGCTGTGCGATTGCTGCGCTGACCTACTTCCCGCTGTTCCAGGCGCTCACTCACTACGCCAACCCAGCGCTGTATCAAGCGGTGCAAAACTCGCCGGTCACGCTCACGGTCGATCAATCGCAGTGCACGTTCCAGTTCAACCCTACTGGCACGGCGAAGTTCACCTCCTCCTGCGACATCGCCAAGCAGATGCTGGCGGCCAACTCGGCCAACTACAACACGGTGTCTGGTACCGGCCCGGCGGTCATTCAGATTGGCGACAAGACCATCACCGTGCTGGGCGCCAAAGATCTTCCGTCCGATGAGTTCAAGGCCAAGGAGGCCGCGCTGAAGAAAGAGATCGGTGCCGCACTCAAGGCGGCGGGCTACCCGGCCAAGGCGGACCCGGCGCAGATGAACACGCCGATGGTGATCGCCATCCTGGCGCTGCTGGTGATTTTCGTCACCATGGTGTATGGCCCGATTGCGGCGGCGCTGGTCGAACTGTTCCCGACCCGCATCCGCTACACCTCGATGAGCCTGCCGTATCACATCGGCAACGGCTGGTTCGGCGGTCTGCTGCCCACCATCGCCTTCGCTCTGGTGGCGCAGAACGGCAACATCTATTACGGCCTGTGGTACCCGGTGATCATTGCTGCGGCCACCTTTGTCATTGGCCTGTTCTTCTTGCCTGAGACTAAAGACCGCGACATTTACGCCGAGGATTGA
- a CDS encoding sulfurtransferase, translating to MKIAKTLIAAAIGMGAAHAAFAMNVPGPLVTPQWLKAHQSEVTIVTIGDNPAKMFTAQPQMGKNNAVMKVGGHVPGSILVDFGDIRQARVEDGVKLKALMPTAEFFTSAMDKAGMNSGKPIVIVPEGEGLAPMDMGTRLYFQLRYFGEAADQVAILNGGTAAWLNAGYKVSTDAAPTAMGNWKAGAEDHAILASIDEVKAGLKGGSEQFIDARPTPQYLGIAKKPIDKSAGHLPGAKSFPTDAIVQSKDGVTRFMTAADYKHIFGAYNIMDSAPTTTYCNTGHLASGAWFVVHEIVGNKNSKLYANSMNEWTNLGNPTVGLPG from the coding sequence ATGAAAATTGCCAAAACCCTGATTGCTGCCGCCATCGGCATGGGCGCCGCCCACGCCGCATTCGCCATGAACGTGCCCGGTCCGCTGGTCACACCCCAGTGGCTCAAGGCGCATCAAAGTGAAGTCACCATCGTCACCATCGGCGACAACCCCGCCAAAATGTTCACCGCCCAGCCGCAGATGGGCAAGAACAACGCCGTGATGAAGGTCGGCGGCCATGTGCCCGGCTCGATCCTGGTCGATTTCGGCGACATCCGCCAGGCCCGCGTGGAAGACGGCGTCAAGCTCAAGGCGCTGATGCCGACGGCGGAGTTCTTCACCTCGGCCATGGACAAGGCCGGCATGAACAGCGGCAAGCCCATCGTCATCGTCCCCGAGGGCGAAGGCCTGGCGCCGATGGACATGGGCACGCGCCTGTACTTCCAGCTGCGCTATTTCGGTGAGGCGGCCGACCAGGTGGCGATTCTCAACGGCGGCACCGCCGCCTGGCTGAATGCCGGCTACAAGGTCAGCACCGATGCGGCGCCCACGGCCATGGGCAACTGGAAGGCGGGTGCCGAAGATCACGCCATCCTGGCGTCGATCGACGAGGTCAAGGCGGGCCTGAAGGGGGGCTCCGAGCAGTTCATCGACGCTCGCCCGACCCCGCAATACCTCGGCATCGCCAAGAAGCCCATCGACAAGTCGGCCGGTCATCTGCCCGGGGCCAAGTCCTTCCCGACCGATGCCATCGTCCAGAGCAAGGATGGCGTCACCCGCTTCATGACCGCCGCCGATTACAAGCACATCTTCGGCGCTTACAACATCATGGACAGCGCGCCCACCACCACCTACTGCAACACCGGCCACCTGGCTTCGGGCGCATGGTTCGTGGTGCATGAGATCGTGGGCAACAAGAACAGCAAGCTGTACGCCAACTCGATGAACGAGTGGACCAACCTGGGCAACCCCACCGTCGGCCTTCCCGGCTGA
- a CDS encoding CHASE2 and HATPase_c domain-containing protein, which translates to MGFFPSFRKAASRRRGSRSGRGEQAAASARAVRPWRPGLEMLRVGALLLILAIGLSLGGWLQRIDHLVFDLGQQLQPVATPQGVVIVAIDQQSLERLGAWPWPRATDARLVDAVCHAGAAAVGLDIAFTEAGADPAGNAALAQALRRCGRVALPVVIDSLRSGGQFVEGLPIPVLASAAAGLGRVGVRLDADGVARSVDLWEGVGAPVWPLMAQTLLGLAHAPVRGSTPRPAMAAVPRHPYALAAADRRLLRFVGPSGTVPRLSASAVLDGALPPGALRGKVVLIGATAVGLGDFLATPVTSQGAPMPGVEVLANTLLALRDGTLIRPVNAGWSLLITALLALAPLLWLPRLMPLGGLLASVAWVVGLVAAAAALPLWSGWWFAPQGALIAALSAYPLWGWRRLEAARRHFDGELRQLRQAGRDSGAEEAAPAHRRLGFEGRILEVQAAQRRLRDLQSRRDDALAFISHDVRAPLAGAVQQLQAGALDDAARHRLLGQLRRALDLAQGFLNLSSAQSLEPSELVELDLGAVLHQAADFAYDEALARGVRFERALPDEPIWVRGDFGALERLATNLLRNAVQHSPTEAVVTIGAAPTPRAVRFWVRDQGPGLSQAQAERLFQRFSRGNDDGDRSLSGSTGLGLYYVRLVAEKHGGSAGVQSSPGQGATFWVELPRLDSGQG; encoded by the coding sequence GTGGGGTTCTTTCCGAGTTTCCGCAAGGCGGCTTCACGGCGCCGGGGTTCGCGCTCAGGCCGGGGTGAGCAGGCTGCGGCATCGGCCAGGGCGGTGCGTCCCTGGCGCCCCGGGCTGGAGATGTTGCGAGTCGGCGCGCTGCTGCTGATTCTGGCCATCGGCTTGAGCCTGGGCGGCTGGCTGCAGCGCATCGATCATCTGGTGTTCGACCTGGGGCAGCAGCTGCAGCCCGTGGCGACGCCGCAGGGCGTGGTCATCGTCGCCATCGATCAGCAAAGCCTCGAACGTCTCGGGGCCTGGCCCTGGCCGCGCGCCACCGATGCCCGCCTCGTGGACGCGGTCTGCCACGCCGGCGCTGCGGCCGTCGGTCTCGACATCGCCTTCACCGAGGCCGGCGCCGACCCGGCGGGCAATGCCGCGCTGGCGCAGGCCTTGAGACGCTGTGGCCGCGTGGCGTTGCCCGTGGTGATCGACAGTCTGCGCAGCGGCGGGCAGTTCGTCGAAGGCCTGCCGATTCCGGTGCTGGCTTCGGCCGCGGCGGGCCTGGGCCGCGTGGGCGTGCGGCTGGATGCCGATGGCGTGGCGCGCAGCGTCGATCTATGGGAGGGGGTGGGCGCCCCGGTCTGGCCGCTGATGGCGCAGACCCTGCTCGGCCTCGCCCACGCGCCGGTGCGCGGCAGCACGCCGCGCCCGGCCATGGCCGCCGTGCCTCGCCATCCCTACGCCCTGGCCGCCGCGGACCGGCGCCTGCTGCGCTTTGTCGGGCCGAGCGGCACGGTGCCCCGGCTCTCGGCCAGCGCGGTGCTCGACGGGGCCCTGCCGCCCGGCGCTCTGCGGGGCAAGGTGGTGCTGATCGGTGCAACGGCCGTGGGCCTGGGCGATTTTCTCGCCACGCCGGTGACCTCGCAGGGCGCCCCCATGCCGGGCGTCGAGGTCTTGGCCAACACGCTGCTCGCCCTGCGCGACGGCACGCTGATCCGCCCCGTCAACGCGGGCTGGAGCCTGCTGATCACCGCTTTGCTCGCGCTCGCCCCGCTGCTCTGGCTGCCACGGCTGATGCCGCTGGGCGGTCTGCTGGCAAGTGTCGCCTGGGTCGTGGGGCTGGTGGCGGCGGCTGCCGCGTTGCCGCTGTGGTCGGGCTGGTGGTTCGCGCCTCAAGGGGCATTGATCGCCGCGCTTTCGGCCTATCCGCTGTGGGGTTGGCGGCGGCTGGAAGCGGCCCGGCGGCATTTCGATGGGGAGCTGCGCCAGTTGCGTCAGGCCGGTCGCGATTCGGGCGCGGAAGAGGCCGCGCCCGCGCACCGTCGGCTGGGGTTTGAGGGTCGCATCCTGGAAGTGCAGGCGGCGCAGCGGCGTCTGCGCGATCTGCAGTCCCGGCGCGATGATGCGCTGGCGTTCATCAGTCACGACGTACGCGCGCCCTTGGCCGGGGCGGTGCAGCAATTGCAGGCTGGCGCCCTCGACGATGCGGCGCGGCACAGGCTGCTTGGCCAATTGCGGCGGGCGCTCGATCTGGCCCAGGGCTTTCTCAATCTGTCGAGCGCGCAGTCGCTTGAGCCCTCTGAACTGGTCGAACTCGATCTGGGCGCAGTGCTGCACCAGGCCGCCGATTTCGCCTATGACGAGGCGCTGGCCCGGGGTGTGCGTTTCGAGCGCGCCTTGCCCGACGAGCCGATCTGGGTGCGGGGCGATTTTGGCGCCCTGGAGCGTCTGGCCACCAATCTGCTGCGCAACGCCGTGCAGCACAGCCCGACCGAGGCCGTGGTCACGATAGGCGCGGCGCCGACGCCGCGCGCCGTGCGCTTCTGGGTCAGGGATCAGGGGCCCGGCTTGAGCCAGGCGCAAGCCGAGCGCCTGTTCCAGCGCTTCAGCCGGGGCAACGACGACGGCGATCGCTCCCTGTCCGGCAGTACCGGTCTGGGCCTTTACTACGTGCGGCTGGTGGCGGAGAAGCACGGCGGCAGCGCCGGGGTGCAGTCTTCTCCTGGTCAGGGCGCCACCTTCTGGGTGGAACTGCCCAGGCTCGATTCAGGGCAAGGCTGA
- a CDS encoding ABC transporter ATP-binding protein yields MMPSPARLHVNLQIRQPIALDVDFEVHGFTALLGSSGEGKSTVLKALAGLIPSQGPPFGALPPQRRPVGYLPQGYALFPHLRAWENVAYALGGALGAQRQAAVKLLQSVGLAQQTELRPAQLSGGQQQRVALARALARRPQVLLLDEPTSALDASTRDDIMAELVSRMHQLSMPALAATHDASLAAMSDWVVLLSGRQVIQQGPPAEVFAHPANQAAAALLGVRNRFTARVLRHAVERGLTLLQWEEGGLPLWAPLMASCEIGCLVDWAVSPDEVRLPPLKPGQTADLENPVSGQIEHLVVQGASATLAMRCGDARLWLRAPLRLIAHHGLRAGAPVVAHLRAEHLMCWPH; encoded by the coding sequence ATGATGCCCTCGCCCGCCCGCCTGCACGTCAATCTGCAGATCCGCCAGCCGATCGCTCTCGACGTCGATTTCGAGGTGCACGGCTTCACCGCCCTGCTCGGCTCCAGCGGCGAAGGCAAGTCCACGGTGCTGAAGGCGCTTGCGGGGCTCATTCCCAGCCAGGGCCCGCCTTTCGGCGCCCTGCCGCCGCAGCGTCGGCCCGTTGGCTATCTGCCGCAGGGGTATGCGCTGTTTCCGCATTTGCGCGCCTGGGAGAACGTGGCCTATGCGCTGGGCGGGGCGCTGGGCGCTCAGCGGCAGGCGGCCGTCAAGTTGTTGCAGTCGGTCGGGCTGGCCCAGCAGACCGAGCTGCGCCCCGCCCAGCTTTCGGGCGGACAGCAGCAGCGCGTGGCACTGGCCCGCGCGCTGGCGCGGCGGCCGCAGGTGCTGTTGCTCGACGAGCCCACCTCGGCGCTCGATGCCAGCACCCGCGACGACATCATGGCCGAACTGGTGTCGCGCATGCACCAGCTCTCCATGCCGGCGCTGGCCGCCACGCACGATGCCAGCCTGGCGGCCATGTCTGACTGGGTGGTGCTGCTCTCGGGTCGGCAGGTCATTCAGCAGGGGCCGCCTGCCGAGGTGTTTGCGCATCCGGCCAATCAGGCGGCTGCAGCGCTGCTGGGCGTGCGCAACCGTTTTACCGCGCGCGTGCTGCGCCACGCGGTTGAGCGCGGGCTGACGCTGTTGCAGTGGGAAGAAGGCGGGCTGCCGCTGTGGGCGCCCTTGATGGCGTCATGCGAGATCGGCTGCCTGGTTGACTGGGCCGTATCGCCCGACGAGGTGCGCCTGCCCCCGCTCAAGCCGGGACAGACCGCCGATCTGGAAAACCCGGTCTCAGGCCAGATCGAGCACCTGGTGGTGCAGGGCGCGAGCGCGACCCTGGCGATGCGCTGCGGCGACGCACGGCTGTGGCTGCGCGCCCCGCTGCGGCTGATTGCCCACCACGGCCTGCGCGCAGGAGCGCCCGTGGTGGCACATCTGCGCGCCGAGCATCTGATGTGCTGGCCGCACTGA
- the mscL gene encoding large conductance mechanosensitive channel protein MscL, translating to MSLMQDFKAFAMKGNVVDLAVAVIIGGAFGKIVESLVNDIIMPIVGALVGKLDFSNLFLVLGKVPDGTEMTLAAVKKAGVPVLAYGSFITVAVNFLILAFIIFMMVRMISKLKHAEPPAPPAPTPEDTVLLREIRDALKK from the coding sequence ATGTCTCTGATGCAAGATTTCAAAGCGTTTGCCATGAAGGGCAATGTCGTCGATCTGGCTGTCGCCGTGATCATCGGTGGCGCGTTCGGCAAGATCGTCGAGTCCTTGGTGAACGACATCATCATGCCCATCGTCGGCGCGCTGGTGGGCAAGCTCGACTTCTCCAACCTCTTCCTCGTGCTGGGCAAAGTACCCGACGGAACGGAAATGACGCTGGCGGCGGTGAAAAAGGCCGGCGTGCCGGTGCTGGCCTATGGCAGCTTCATCACCGTGGCCGTGAACTTCCTCATTCTGGCTTTCATCATCTTCATGATGGTGCGCATGATTTCCAAGCTCAAGCATGCCGAGCCGCCAGCGCCGCCCGCCCCGACGCCGGAAGACACCGTGCTGCTGCGCGAAATCCGCGACGCGCTGAAGAAATAA
- a CDS encoding extracellular solute-binding protein, whose product MNCRILVKLSLAAAMGTACAVASAPAFAAEPVLAVAYAGSMGALMDKALGPAIARQDHVQYQGQGAGAFGLAHLIAAKQINPDVFVSITPGPIEVLQKAGLIDTAVPVASTQMVIAYSDKSKFAADFKAADAGKMPWYSVLEKPGLRFGRTDPKTDPQGRNIVFTMLLAQEFYKQPGLADKILGKVENEQQIFTEPSLLSRLESGQLDATSGYLSAVISHKLPYIKLPEEINLSDPGMIEKWYSKAHFDIKLPNGKTDTLSTQPLVFYAAVLKNAPNPKAGAAFVKFMNSGEGQALFKQYGYSAPKGGDLQPAH is encoded by the coding sequence ATGAACTGTCGTATTTTGGTGAAGCTTTCCCTCGCTGCCGCGATGGGCACCGCCTGCGCCGTTGCCAGCGCCCCGGCCTTCGCGGCCGAGCCCGTGCTGGCGGTGGCCTATGCGGGTTCCATGGGCGCTTTGATGGACAAGGCGCTGGGCCCGGCCATTGCCAGGCAGGACCATGTGCAGTACCAGGGTCAGGGCGCGGGTGCCTTCGGCCTGGCCCACCTGATCGCCGCCAAGCAGATCAACCCCGATGTATTCGTCTCCATCACACCCGGGCCGATCGAAGTGCTGCAAAAAGCCGGCCTGATCGATACCGCCGTACCGGTGGCCAGCACGCAGATGGTGATTGCCTACAGCGACAAGAGCAAGTTCGCCGCCGACTTCAAGGCCGCTGACGCCGGGAAAATGCCGTGGTACTCGGTGCTCGAAAAACCGGGCCTGCGCTTTGGCCGCACCGACCCGAAAACCGATCCGCAGGGCCGCAACATCGTGTTCACCATGCTGCTGGCGCAAGAGTTTTACAAGCAGCCGGGACTGGCCGACAAGATTCTGGGCAAGGTCGAAAACGAGCAGCAAATTTTCACCGAACCCTCGCTGCTCTCGCGCCTGGAGTCGGGCCAGCTCGACGCCACTTCGGGCTACCTGAGCGCGGTGATTTCGCACAAACTGCCCTACATCAAGCTGCCGGAAGAGATCAATCTCAGCGATCCCGGCATGATCGAAAAGTGGTACAGCAAGGCACACTTCGACATCAAGCTCCCCAACGGCAAGACCGACACCCTGTCCACCCAGCCACTGGTGTTTTATGCCGCGGTGCTGAAAAACGCGCCCAACCCCAAGGCCGGAGCCGCCTTCGTCAAATTCATGAACAGCGGCGAGGGTCAGGCCTTGTTCAAACAATACGGCTACAGCGCCCCCAAGGGCGGCGATCTTCAACCGGCTCATTGA
- a CDS encoding winged helix-turn-helix domain-containing protein: MNENGTADDKAPLPPADTARVRLQIKQGTALGPGKAALLEALERTGSISAAGRALDMSYRRAWLLIHSVNQAYKEPLVEASKGGAGGGGAQLTPLGREVLSIYRRMERKALRAIQPDLDVLQKLLRE, from the coding sequence ATGAACGAGAACGGCACAGCAGACGACAAGGCGCCCCTGCCACCTGCGGATACGGCGAGGGTGCGCTTGCAGATCAAACAAGGCACGGCGCTCGGGCCCGGCAAGGCCGCGTTGCTCGAAGCGCTGGAACGCACCGGCTCGATTTCAGCCGCCGGACGCGCGCTCGACATGAGCTACCGCCGCGCCTGGCTACTGATTCACAGCGTCAATCAGGCTTACAAAGAACCGCTGGTCGAAGCCTCCAAGGGTGGCGCGGGCGGCGGCGGTGCGCAGCTCACCCCGCTGGGGCGCGAGGTGCTGTCGATTTACCGGCGCATGGAGCGCAAGGCGCTGAGGGCCATCCAGCCCGACCTCGACGTGCTGCAAAAACTGCTGCGCGAGTGA
- a CDS encoding chloride channel protein: MAIFIGNRFRHTLTHQISLIFRILLDLALEIAGYCFVVFLFSKRPCTLSLCHHFMSPVSAKSPPKDLPIQPADQLSIGTEDLNRAPGGIHPRTVFILLLALGIGVVAELIAQLLMALIGLVTHLSFQGRIGWSLVSPTDTVLGAWIIGVPIIGGLIVGVMARYGSAAIRGHGIPEAMEQVLVNRSRISLRVLFLKPLSSAISIGTGGPFGAEGPIIATGGALGSVVGQWVSITPNERKVLLAAGAAAGMAAVFGTPLSAMMLAIELLLFEFSPAALLPVLAACVSAEIMRTLFVGATPFFVMQPLAWPQAPALLACVPLGAVVGLVAVFVTQGVYAVEDAFDHLPVHWMWWPAIGAVAVGLIGWWQPRTLGVGYDNITDALSGNLLGPALWLLGAAKLVSWTIALGSGTSGGTLAPLMTIGACLGAALGHISAVMFPQLGLSPNLAALVGMAAIFAGSSRALFMSVIFALETTWQVAGLLPLLIGCGTAFLVSSLLMRQTIMTEKISRRGLHVPDTYQADPLTQARVSDYASLKPVTLLATQSVAEVRAWLDTRAPGSHHQGYAVVDANGAALGVITRKSLYGADIDATQQLGSLVRGSAVCVNMETTLAEAILKLSAHDIGRLPVIAGDGSGRVVGMLTRSDILALWRERLLDQFQRGR, encoded by the coding sequence ATGGCCATTTTTATCGGCAACAGATTTCGCCACACTTTGACACATCAAATTTCACTGATCTTTCGTATTCTGCTGGACTTGGCGCTCGAGATAGCTGGTTATTGCTTCGTCGTTTTTCTTTTCTCGAAGCGGCCCTGCACCCTCAGTCTGTGCCATCACTTCATGAGCCCCGTTTCTGCTAAATCACCCCCAAAAGACCTGCCCATACAACCGGCCGATCAACTATCCATCGGAACGGAGGATTTGAACCGCGCTCCCGGCGGAATCCATCCGCGGACTGTGTTCATTTTGCTGCTGGCGTTAGGGATCGGCGTTGTGGCAGAGTTGATTGCACAACTGCTCATGGCACTGATCGGGCTCGTTACACACCTTAGCTTCCAGGGCCGCATCGGCTGGAGTCTGGTCAGCCCAACGGACACCGTACTGGGCGCTTGGATCATCGGCGTACCCATCATCGGCGGCCTCATCGTAGGCGTCATGGCGCGATATGGATCTGCCGCCATTCGCGGCCATGGCATCCCGGAGGCCATGGAACAGGTGCTGGTCAACCGCAGTCGCATTTCGCTGCGCGTGCTTTTTCTCAAACCCCTGTCATCCGCTATTTCCATTGGCACTGGCGGACCATTTGGCGCCGAAGGGCCGATCATTGCCACTGGCGGCGCCTTGGGTTCGGTGGTGGGTCAATGGGTCTCCATCACTCCCAACGAGCGCAAGGTACTGTTGGCCGCAGGTGCCGCCGCAGGCATGGCAGCCGTGTTTGGCACGCCACTATCTGCCATGATGCTCGCGATCGAATTGCTGCTGTTCGAGTTCAGCCCAGCCGCGTTGCTGCCCGTGCTGGCCGCCTGCGTTTCTGCTGAAATCATGCGCACGCTGTTCGTCGGTGCTACGCCGTTTTTTGTCATGCAACCGCTGGCTTGGCCGCAAGCCCCGGCGTTACTGGCCTGCGTACCCCTGGGGGCTGTGGTCGGACTGGTTGCTGTGTTTGTTACCCAAGGCGTGTATGCGGTGGAAGATGCATTCGATCATCTCCCTGTCCACTGGATGTGGTGGCCCGCCATAGGCGCGGTGGCGGTAGGCCTGATTGGTTGGTGGCAACCAAGAACCTTGGGAGTGGGATATGACAACATCACGGACGCATTGTCTGGCAACCTCCTCGGTCCTGCACTTTGGCTGCTCGGTGCAGCCAAGCTGGTTTCGTGGACCATCGCGTTGGGTAGTGGAACCTCGGGCGGCACGCTGGCTCCATTGATGACCATAGGCGCCTGCCTGGGCGCGGCTCTGGGCCATATCAGCGCCGTCATGTTCCCGCAACTCGGCCTGAGCCCAAACCTGGCCGCTCTGGTGGGGATGGCCGCCATTTTCGCGGGTTCCTCCCGCGCCCTTTTCATGTCCGTGATATTTGCCCTGGAAACCACTTGGCAGGTAGCGGGACTGCTGCCCTTGCTCATAGGTTGCGGCACAGCTTTTCTCGTATCCAGTCTGCTGATGCGTCAAACCATCATGACCGAGAAAATCAGCCGCCGCGGGCTGCACGTACCCGATACGTACCAAGCCGATCCACTAACGCAGGCCCGCGTGAGCGACTACGCCAGCCTCAAGCCGGTCACATTGCTGGCAACTCAAAGTGTGGCCGAAGTGCGGGCTTGGTTAGACACTCGCGCACCAGGAAGTCATCACCAGGGCTACGCCGTCGTTGATGCAAACGGTGCGGCCCTTGGCGTGATCACGCGCAAAAGTTTGTATGGCGCTGACATTGATGCCACGCAGCAATTGGGAAGCCTAGTCAGAGGCTCTGCCGTGTGCGTGAACATGGAAACCACCCTTGCTGAGGCCATCTTGAAACTCTCGGCCCATGACATAGGACGCCTTCCTGTAATAGCGGGTGATGGCTCTGGTCGGGTCGTTGGCATGCTCACGCGAAGCGACATCCTTGCCCTGTGGCGCGAGCGACTTCTTGACCAGTTTCAACGAGGACGTTGA
- a CDS encoding ABC transporter permease, with translation MTLTPLDTAAAPFFAPHAKQAPARRAWIVAGAGLAGLLFLSLPFAGLFLSTPWQTLHLQQGDLGSLWVSVSYSLIAVAIVVMFATPVAWWLARHDFRGKWLMEMLVLLPLLTPPLAMGLLLSMSYGPYSWIGQPLDRLGLNLTNTPSAFLLAQVYGSAPYFIVAARSAFEGVPRELEQISLTLGQSPWRTFWRITVPLSGLGLAAGVALAWVRALGEFGIVLIVAYYPQGIPVKLWVNLQDTGLPAVYPLLWLFFLIGLPLPLLLGALSRRGQGGA, from the coding sequence ATGACCCTGACCCCGCTGGATACCGCCGCAGCCCCGTTCTTTGCGCCGCACGCCAAGCAAGCGCCTGCGCGCCGCGCGTGGATCGTGGCGGGCGCCGGGCTGGCCGGGCTGCTGTTTCTCAGTCTGCCTTTCGCCGGGCTGTTCCTCAGCACGCCGTGGCAAACGCTGCATCTGCAGCAAGGCGACCTGGGCTCGCTCTGGGTGTCGGTGAGCTACAGCCTGATCGCCGTGGCCATCGTGGTGATGTTCGCCACGCCGGTGGCCTGGTGGCTGGCGCGGCACGACTTTCGCGGCAAGTGGCTCATGGAGATGCTGGTGCTGCTGCCGCTGCTCACGCCGCCGCTGGCCATGGGCCTGTTGCTGTCGATGAGTTACGGGCCGTACAGCTGGATCGGCCAGCCACTGGATCGGCTCGGCCTCAATCTCACCAACACGCCCTCGGCCTTTCTGCTGGCGCAGGTGTATGGCAGCGCGCCGTATTTCATCGTCGCCGCGCGCTCGGCGTTCGAGGGCGTGCCGCGCGAGCTTGAGCAGATTTCGCTCACCCTGGGGCAGTCGCCCTGGCGCACCTTCTGGCGCATTACCGTGCCGCTTTCGGGGCTGGGTCTGGCCGCCGGGGTGGCGCTGGCCTGGGTGCGGGCGCTGGGCGAGTTCGGCATTGTGCTGATCGTGGCGTATTACCCGCAAGGCATTCCGGTGAAGCTGTGGGTCAACCTGCAGGACACCGGCCTGCCCGCGGTGTACCCGCTGCTTTGGCTGTTCTTCCTCATCGGCCTGCCCCTGCCCCTGCTGCTCGGCGCGCTGTCTCGGCGCGGGCAGGGCGGCGCCTGA